In Musa acuminata AAA Group cultivar baxijiao chromosome BXJ2-10, Cavendish_Baxijiao_AAA, whole genome shotgun sequence, a genomic segment contains:
- the LOC103969906 gene encoding putative disease resistance RPP13-like protein 1 isoform X2, with protein MGGGIVSSIIKWTVEKLLALATTTASSPAEPRNDVEEELRKLQTTMLRIQAKLDDSEEQDIRDEPVRLWLSELKDVAYDAQDAVEEYEYEVLRAEAESRSRGGGQHKGKHVEVCDDSISAPSRISFPDDLASKVKKIRERFDEITTEWKALRLGKKHGKRRRDESGNCRQTSSCFDESIVFGREDEKEKLIGLLLSEVDDVGGRGGTVSLIPIIGMGGVGKTTLAQLVYNDPRVSNCFDTRGWVCVSEEFDVVGLTRKILVSFFKTTVDHTELNELQQELKENLQGKKFLLVLDDVWNEKPSLWELVKVPLLKAGVGKVIVTTRNEYVARIMQTMEPLSLNILSFDKCWKLFEKLALESLESSSRHNNLVDIGRKIVEKCKGLPLAVKVIARALSYEDNEDKWTDILESERWELVDANLEILPALQISYDCLAIDLKRCFRYLSLFPKDTVLCERYIVHLWMSQGLLRPPRSKQAEDIGSDYVRNLLERSILQIKGIRIGHALDPEEEKELVMHDLVHDLAQSVAQGESLSIAANKLASIFQRDGDKLQKVRHLYLVHDQMTSRDLEALLELKRLRTLITAGPHFMEAYTFEFIDELFHNLKYLRALDLSHTNIAGLPDSIGDLKLLRYLSIEGTTKRHSKLAKYKASHAK; from the exons ATGGGCGGAGGTATCGTTTCTTCCATCATCAAGTGGACGGTGGAGAAGCTGCTTGCCTTGGCAACAACGACAGCTTCGTCACCGGCTGAGCCCCGGAACGATGTCGAAGAAGAGCTAAGGAAGCTGCAGACGACGATGTTGAGGATCCAAGCCAAACTTGATGACTCGGAGGAGCAGGATATAAGAGATGAGCCTGTAAGGCTATGGTTGAGTGAGCTCAAGGATGTCGCTTATGACGCTCAAGACGCGGTGGAGGAGTACGAATACGAAGTGCTGCGCGCCGAAGCAGAAAGTAGATCGAGAGGTGGCGGCCAACACAAAGGCAAGCATGTGGAGGTATGCGACGACTCCATCTCTGCTCCTTCAAGGATTTCATTTCCAGATGATTTAGCAAGTAAAGTCAAGAAGATAAGGGAGAGGTTTGATGAGATCACCACAGAATGGAAAGCCCTCCGATTGGGAAAGAAACATGGAAAGAGACGAAGAGATGAGTCGGGTAACTGTAGACAGACGAGTTCTTGCTTCGATGAATCAATTGTTTTCGGAAGAGAAGACGAAAAGGAAAAGTTAATCGGGTTGCTGCTATCGGAGGTTGATGATGTTGGTGGCAGAGGAGGTACGGTGTCATTAATTCCCATAATTGGCATGGGTGGAGTCGGTAAAACGACGCTAGCTCAGCTCGTATATAATGATCCCAGGGTGTCCAACTGCTTCGATACAAGGGGATGGGTCTGTGTTTCTGAAGAATTtgatgttgtgggtttaacacgaAAGATCTTGGTGTCCTTCTTCAAAACCACAGTTGATCACACAGAATTAAATGAGCTTCAACAAGAACTAAAAGAAAATTTGCAGGGAAAGAAGTTTTTGCTTGTTTTGGATGATGTTTGGAACGAGAAACCTAGTCTTTGGGAGTTGGTGAAAGTCCCCTTACTCAAGGCTGGAGTGGGTAAAGTCATAGTGACTACTCGGAATGAATATGTTGCCAGAATCATGCAGACGATGGAGCCTTTGAGCTTGAACATCTTATCATTCGACAAATGCTGGAAGTTGTTCGAGAAGCTTGCCTTGGAAAGCTTAGAATCCAGCAGCAGGCATAACAATTTGGTGGACATcggtcggaagatcgtcgagaaGTGCAAAGGCTTGCCGTTGGCGGTGAAGGTAATTGCACGAGCCCTCAGTTACGAAGATAATGAAGACAAATGGACGGATATCTTGGAAAGCGAGCGGTGGGAATTAGTCGATGCAAACTTGGAGATCTTACCGGCTCTTCAAATAAGCTATGATTGCTTGGCAATAGATCTAAAGAGGTGCTTCCGGTACCTGTCCTTATTTCCGAAAGACACGGTTTTATGCGAGAGATACATTGTCCATTTATGGATGTCGCAAGGTCTTCTTCGGCCTCCAAGAAGCAAGCAAGCAGAGGATATTGGCAGTGATTACGTCAGAAACTTGTTGGAAAGGTCAATTTTGCAGATTAAGGGGATACGTATAGGACATGCCTTGGACCCCGAGGAAGAGAAAGAGTTAGTGATGCATGATCTTGTTCACGATCTAGCACAGTCTGTTGCGCAGGGGGAATCCCTAAGCATAGCGGCTAACAAACTCGCAAGCATATTTCAGCGGGATGGCGACAAACTTCAGAAGGTTCGCCACTTATATCTGGTTCACGACCAGATGACATCCAGAGACTTGGAGGCTTTGCTGGAACTAAAACGTCTCCGGACGCTGATAACTGCCGGACCACATTTTATGGAAGCGTATACTTTTGAGTTCATCGATGAATTGTTCCACAACTTGAAATACCTACGAGCTTTGGACTTAAGCCACACCAACATCGCAGGGCTGCCTGATTCAATCGGCGACCTCAAATTACTACGCTACCTCTCCATCGAAG GAACTACCAAGCGGCATAGTAAACTTGCCAAATATAAGGCATCTCATGCTAAATGA